From the Acidilutibacter cellobiosedens genome, one window contains:
- a CDS encoding glycosyl hydrolase family 18 protein — protein sequence MRKALLKVISAVLIFALLSAGGTTFADTEENYFKDVPKGHWAEKYIYELKDLNIIKGIDEENFGMGKSLTKGEFITWIQKVINMNQNIVLTPEEDKAALTRKEMAEIIVRELQLDGLAFESDIESVKKFLPYDDVKDDFGYISVVKDLNLMTGSNNKFNPDRAVSREEGATVLGRIYEKISKPVSYLNGFYAIDSYSQKDMIKDLNSVGFGWSRLEGDESQNKVVLNTTRDENNSFGFPEGFSEPLSIAKDNKVLNQLTVFSNDQNTLKYVLTKDEGRKKAIDQIVKKIETSFGGVVIDFENMKGEELKSGFNTFLSELKAELNKYNKSLYVTVPPKMKPPLAYYDAYDYRYIGEVADKVILMAHDYYPKSLKENERDSFYSNTPLTPMDDIYYGLKEITDENTGVRDKNKILLQISFDSVQWKIKDGKIMNDIPYHPGYELIRKRMAEDSSVEKQYVFGNAYLKYHNSEDETDNIVWYENENSVTDKINMAKLFGVNGISLWRLGTIPDYEDEGINLNIWNEILNAEGK from the coding sequence ATGAGAAAAGCATTATTAAAAGTAATATCCGCAGTACTTATCTTTGCTCTTTTATCGGCAGGAGGGACAACCTTCGCGGATACGGAAGAAAATTATTTTAAAGATGTGCCTAAAGGCCACTGGGCGGAAAAATATATCTATGAGCTTAAGGATCTGAATATAATCAAGGGAATAGATGAAGAAAATTTCGGAATGGGAAAGTCTTTGACAAAGGGAGAATTTATCACATGGATTCAGAAAGTCATTAATATGAATCAGAATATAGTTTTAACTCCCGAGGAGGACAAAGCTGCCCTTACAAGAAAAGAAATGGCCGAAATAATCGTAAGGGAACTTCAATTAGACGGTTTAGCTTTTGAGTCCGATATTGAATCGGTTAAAAAGTTTCTTCCCTATGATGATGTAAAAGATGATTTTGGATACATATCCGTTGTAAAAGATTTGAATCTGATGACCGGAAGCAACAATAAATTTAATCCGGACAGGGCAGTATCGAGAGAAGAGGGAGCCACAGTATTAGGCAGAATATATGAGAAAATTTCCAAGCCTGTAAGCTATTTAAACGGTTTTTATGCTATAGATTCTTATTCCCAGAAGGATATGATAAAAGATTTGAATTCCGTGGGATTTGGATGGAGCAGATTGGAAGGGGACGAATCGCAAAATAAAGTTGTGTTAAATACAACCAGAGATGAAAATAATTCCTTCGGATTTCCTGAAGGATTTTCGGAACCTCTAAGTATCGCAAAGGATAATAAGGTTTTAAACCAACTTACGGTGTTTTCAAATGATCAGAATACATTGAAGTATGTGTTGACAAAGGATGAGGGGAGAAAAAAAGCTATAGATCAAATCGTAAAGAAGATAGAAACTTCCTTTGGCGGAGTGGTAATAGATTTTGAAAATATGAAAGGAGAAGAATTAAAATCCGGATTCAATACCTTCTTATCGGAGCTAAAGGCAGAGCTGAATAAATACAACAAGAGCCTTTATGTAACGGTACCTCCTAAAATGAAGCCTCCTTTAGCGTATTATGATGCTTATGACTATAGATATATAGGAGAAGTGGCGGATAAGGTAATTCTCATGGCTCATGATTATTATCCGAAAAGCTTAAAGGAAAATGAAAGGGACAGTTTTTATTCCAATACACCTTTGACACCTATGGATGATATATATTACGGATTAAAAGAAATCACAGATGAAAATACGGGAGTTCGTGATAAGAATAAAATACTTCTGCAAATATCATTTGACTCGGTTCAGTGGAAGATTAAGGACGGGAAGATTATGAATGACATTCCATATCACCCCGGCTATGAATTGATCAGAAAAAGAATGGCGGAAGACAGTTCTGTAGAAAAACAGTACGTTTTCGGGAATGCTTATCTGAAGTACCATAATTCCGAAGATGAAACGGATAATATAGTATGGTATGAAAATGAAAACAGCGTAACGGATAAAATAAATATGGCAAAGCTTTTTGGAGTTAACGGAATATCCTTATGGAGGTTAGGTACCATTCCCGATTATGAAGATGAAGGGATAAATCTTAACATATGGAATGAAATTTTGAATGCAGAGGGAAAATAG
- a CDS encoding alpha/beta fold hydrolase, with the protein MKIDFTYTKKDIDYVSGYIFKGKSYRCSYIRYKSLYRNPAPGTENVEIYNFEPKKDPRASTVILHGLGSRNIKFLLWIGPHLASAGVNTSIIILPGNYTRVENNSVSGRSYLYPDIDIMYQFWEHGVVDVLSTIDLLSQKNLWKENNVVMGYCLGGMIGTIAGALDERINHKLFITTGGYLPKIIHKSPATAFARALLNNGYKDPYYLNDEERLYKIYKDEFPSVKKMSFSEIVKDENIHPLFKIDPISYAHLLDMSTVTFIDALFDTTLPLKSRRVLYNEMEGAKRKMLPINHNIWLPFEFVLARYILHKLNVYDRSARKALFRPERVENPLTGMHIK; encoded by the coding sequence ATGAAAATTGATTTTACTTATACAAAGAAAGATATCGACTATGTTTCGGGATATATATTTAAAGGAAAAAGCTACAGATGCAGCTATATAAGATACAAATCCCTCTACAGAAATCCCGCGCCGGGAACCGAAAATGTTGAAATCTATAATTTTGAACCGAAGAAAGACCCGAGAGCATCTACTGTTATTCTCCATGGTCTTGGAAGCAGGAATATCAAATTTTTATTATGGATTGGTCCTCACCTTGCATCTGCGGGAGTTAATACCTCTATAATCATTCTTCCGGGAAATTATACCCGAGTGGAAAACAATTCTGTAAGCGGAAGGAGCTATCTGTATCCTGACATAGACATCATGTACCAATTTTGGGAACACGGAGTTGTCGATGTCTTAAGTACTATAGATCTTCTTTCCCAAAAAAATTTATGGAAGGAAAACAATGTTGTAATGGGATACTGTTTGGGCGGAATGATAGGAACGATTGCGGGTGCTTTAGACGAAAGAATTAATCACAAACTGTTCATAACGACAGGAGGTTATCTTCCGAAAATAATCCATAAATCCCCGGCTACTGCTTTTGCAAGAGCTTTATTAAATAATGGATATAAGGATCCTTATTATTTAAATGACGAGGAAAGATTATACAAAATATATAAGGATGAATTTCCCTCAGTGAAAAAAATGTCCTTTTCGGAAATAGTGAAAGATGAAAATATTCATCCTTTATTTAAAATAGATCCAATATCCTATGCTCATTTATTGGATATGTCAACGGTCACTTTCATTGATGCGCTGTTTGATACTACCTTGCCGTTAAAATCACGGAGAGTTCTTTATAATGAAATGGAAGGAGCAAAACGAAAAATGCTTCCCATCAACCATAATATTTGGCTTCCCTTCGAATTTGTATTGGCAAGATATATTCTCCACAAATTAAACGTTTATGACAGAAGCGCGAGAAAAGCACTCTTCAGACCGGAAAGAGTGGAAAATCCCCTAACCGGAATGCATATAAAATAA
- a CDS encoding alpha/beta hydrolase fold domain-containing protein: MDIWYPQNFGETKYPLVFFCHGGGWISGFRNQKNNVSWCKYLASNGLCVSSIDYRYGLKSSMNDILFDYTDALDFIKYNSEKLKVDKEKIVLMGLSAGGHLSLLYSAYNSYRKDKEKMEGIKGVVAYYSPSDLKDIFTPENKSLFARFSTKKTLKVDPKSKNEILDSYSPINWVSSNMIPCFLAHGKEDDTVPYSSSQKFYDKLKENGINCYFLTHDKGGHSFDSTFKDDQTVYILNETLNFIKSLFL; encoded by the coding sequence ATGGATATATGGTATCCCCAAAATTTTGGAGAAACAAAATACCCCTTGGTTTTTTTCTGTCACGGCGGCGGGTGGATATCGGGATTCAGAAATCAAAAAAATAATGTTTCATGGTGTAAGTACCTTGCGTCAAATGGCCTATGCGTATCGTCAATCGACTACCGATACGGGCTTAAAAGCAGCATGAATGATATATTGTTTGACTATACGGATGCTTTGGACTTTATAAAATATAACAGCGAAAAATTAAAAGTAGACAAAGAAAAAATTGTTTTGATGGGATTATCCGCTGGAGGGCATCTCTCATTATTATATTCAGCTTATAATTCCTATAGGAAAGATAAAGAAAAAATGGAAGGAATAAAGGGAGTCGTTGCATATTATTCTCCCTCTGATCTAAAGGATATATTTACTCCTGAAAATAAGTCATTATTTGCCAGATTTTCAACTAAGAAAACCTTAAAAGTAGACCCTAAGAGCAAAAATGAAATACTTGATTCTTATTCTCCTATCAATTGGGTAAGTTCAAATATGATTCCCTGTTTTTTAGCTCATGGAAAGGAAGATGATACGGTACCATATTCATCTTCCCAAAAATTTTATGATAAATTAAAGGAAAACGGCATAAATTGCTATTTCCTTACTCACGACAAAGGAGGGCACTCCTTTGATTCAACGTTTAAAGACGACCAAACCGTTTATATCCTTAATGAAACCTTAAATTTCATAAAATCTCTTTTCTTATAA